A window from Candidatus Dadabacteria bacterium encodes these proteins:
- a CDS encoding porin, protein MNYFIKRVLMICLLASGMLAVPLSAFAGGGEAEEPIAEEAMAEEPMAEEAMPGEALVKDTDVSIYGRFWPRLTYENSDGSSADITDALSRVGLKATTQITEGLSAVLHGEWDVDIEQNGNFGDARQAYVGIKSDDLGMVAIGKQWDPYFNTVAEVTDIFYHRGSPFGYDHQGPFRSSNLVTYSHSIAGLKVNAGMQVDGEVENDAYYGSDASASNADSVDAASIGAGFSSGPIYIGASYLRQNRDDDNVERNFFGVGGSLNVIENLYLAVTYQYITDNYDDGTEMNPFTLDIASAYTFGSVKLLAGFFMSDPDDGSERMIYNVTLIKEVHPALDVFAEWVLADEDGGDDVNTLSLGFRYDFDVQIF, encoded by the coding sequence ATGAATTACTTTATCAAAAGGGTTTTAATGATTTGTCTGCTGGCATCCGGGATGTTGGCAGTACCGCTTTCAGCATTTGCAGGCGGGGGAGAGGCCGAGGAACCGATAGCCGAAGAAGCAATGGCTGAGGAACCGATGGCCGAAGAGGCAATGCCTGGGGAAGCACTGGTTAAGGATACCGATGTTTCAATCTACGGCAGGTTCTGGCCGAGGCTTACCTATGAAAACAGTGACGGGAGCTCAGCCGACATCACCGACGCGCTTTCACGAGTCGGCCTCAAAGCCACCACGCAGATAACCGAAGGTCTGTCCGCAGTGTTGCACGGGGAGTGGGACGTTGATATTGAGCAAAACGGCAATTTCGGCGACGCGCGCCAGGCTTACGTGGGTATTAAAAGCGATGACCTGGGAATGGTAGCTATCGGTAAGCAGTGGGACCCCTATTTTAACACTGTAGCAGAAGTAACCGACATTTTTTACCATCGCGGAAGCCCCTTCGGATATGATCATCAGGGTCCTTTCCGGAGCAGCAATCTGGTAACATACTCACACAGTATTGCGGGTTTAAAAGTAAACGCAGGCATGCAGGTAGATGGTGAGGTCGAGAACGATGCTTACTATGGCTCCGATGCCTCCGCCTCTAATGCCGACAGCGTTGACGCAGCTTCGATCGGCGCGGGCTTCAGTTCTGGCCCGATTTACATCGGCGCATCCTACTTGCGGCAGAACAGGGACGATGACAACGTTGAGAGGAATTTCTTCGGTGTCGGCGGCAGCCTGAATGTAATCGAGAACCTGTACCTCGCCGTTACTTACCAGTACATAACGGACAATTACGATGACGGCACTGAAATGAACCCCTTTACTCTCGACATAGCCTCCGCCTACACTTTTGGTAGCGTTAAATTGCTCGCGGGCTTTTTCATGTCCGACCCAGACGACGGAAGCGAAAGGATGATCTATAACGTTACTTTGATTAAAGAGGTACATCCCGCCTTAGACGTCTTTGCCGAATGGGTATTAGCTGACGAGGATGGGGGCGATGACGTAAATACTTTAAGCCTCGGTTTCCGTTATGACTTTGACGTTCAGATATTCTAG
- a CDS encoding deoxyhypusine synthase has translation MAQTGFQGRNLGRVVDVLCKMVEAENLTIFFGYAGSLSTTGQWKVINWLIENKYIDVLIPTGANISEDIVEAMGFSYWQGTPNEDDSKLFSEGINRYYDVYGTEPDYLEMTELLAEFIMTLDKSRSYSSREFLKRCGQWLDKKNINCIVATAARNEVPVFCPAIADSPYGDAALIAESKGHHLTIDAIQDYVEFMGMGESVVDTGVVYIGGGVPKDFIQLFAVTGDLLYEDRKIPGRALGLNRKGTGEQETYYPHRYAIQITTDSPQWGGLSGCTFEEAVSWGKENPEGSLVQCYCDATIALPIVSHALSEKTQLKRKGTLLKFDD, from the coding sequence ATGGCGCAGACGGGATTTCAGGGTAGAAATCTGGGCAGGGTAGTGGACGTTCTCTGCAAGATGGTGGAAGCTGAGAATCTCACCATCTTTTTCGGATACGCGGGCTCCCTTTCAACAACCGGACAGTGGAAAGTAATAAACTGGCTAATCGAAAACAAGTATATTGACGTTCTGATACCCACGGGCGCGAATATCTCCGAGGACATAGTGGAAGCGATGGGTTTTTCGTACTGGCAGGGAACTCCTAACGAAGACGACTCAAAGCTTTTCTCCGAGGGGATAAACCGCTACTACGACGTTTACGGAACCGAGCCCGACTACCTTGAGATGACCGAACTTTTAGCCGAATTCATAATGACTCTTGACAAATCCCGAAGCTATTCCTCAAGAGAATTCCTAAAAAGATGCGGACAGTGGCTCGACAAGAAAAACATAAACTGCATCGTAGCCACGGCCGCCAGAAACGAAGTTCCGGTCTTCTGCCCCGCCATAGCGGACAGCCCTTACGGAGACGCGGCGCTCATAGCCGAAAGCAAGGGACATCATCTCACGATCGACGCCATACAGGACTACGTAGAGTTTATGGGAATGGGCGAGAGCGTGGTTGACACGGGAGTGGTTTACATAGGTGGCGGGGTTCCGAAAGACTTTATTCAGCTCTTTGCCGTCACGGGCGACCTTCTTTACGAAGACAGGAAGATTCCAGGAAGAGCGCTTGGGCTTAACCGCAAGGGAACCGGGGAGCAGGAAACCTACTATCCTCATAGATACGCAATCCAGATCACGACCGATTCTCCCCAATGGGGGGGACTTTCGGGGTGCACGTTCGAAGAGGCGGTTTCCTGGGGAAAGGAAAATCCCGAAGGCAGCTTGGTTCAGTGCTACTGCGACGCCACCATAGCTCTTCCCATCGTCTCTCATGCTCTTTCGGAAAAAACCCAGCTAAAAAGGAAAGGAACCCTTCTTAAGTTTGATGATTAG
- a CDS encoding class I SAM-dependent methyltransferase has translation MKSQQFIKKTQNHYARVAAIYRSLRVTDSEPVLYIKGIIGDKGKIKAADVGAGAGRYARLFFEHLGKEDLFLYCYDTNEFMLESLEQYLEDHDIRNYVTKIAMAQELPIGDSALDAVFCFNAIHFFNAPKFLRESARVLKEGSFLFIYTRTKTQSMKSIWGKHFPSFNQKESDFYNTEKLEAEIKSTEGLELIETKTFILARENSLQELVERAQSKHYSTFYLYESQKFERSLAEFRKNIRESYEDPDKINWSDEKTMYTVLRK, from the coding sequence ATGAAAAGCCAACAGTTTATAAAGAAGACACAGAATCACTACGCGCGGGTAGCGGCCATCTACAGGTCCCTGAGAGTCACAGACTCAGAACCCGTGCTCTACATAAAGGGAATAATAGGGGACAAGGGGAAAATAAAGGCTGCCGACGTGGGGGCCGGAGCAGGAAGATACGCAAGACTTTTCTTCGAGCATCTGGGCAAGGAGGACCTGTTTCTTTACTGCTATGACACAAACGAGTTCATGCTTGAGAGCCTCGAGCAGTACCTTGAGGATCACGACATCCGAAACTACGTGACCAAAATCGCCATGGCCCAGGAACTTCCAATCGGGGACAGTGCCCTTGACGCCGTATTCTGCTTCAACGCCATACATTTTTTCAACGCCCCGAAATTCCTGAGGGAAAGTGCAAGGGTGCTCAAAGAGGGATCGTTTCTTTTTATCTACACAAGAACCAAGACCCAGAGCATGAAAAGCATATGGGGAAAACACTTCCCGTCGTTTAACCAGAAGGAATCGGATTTTTACAACACCGAAAAGCTTGAGGCAGAGATCAAAAGCACAGAGGGGCTTGAGCTTATTGAGACGAAAACATTTATTCTCGCCAGGGAGAATTCCCTGCAGGAACTGGTTGAGAGGGCGCAGAGCAAGCACTACTCGACTTTTTATCTCTATGAGAGCCAGAAGTTTGAAAGATCCCTTGCGGAGTTCAGGAAAAACATCCGTGAATCCTACGAAGATCCCGACAAGATCAACTGGTCCGATGAGAAAACCATGTACACCGTCCTTAGGAAATAA
- a CDS encoding uracil-DNA glycosylase gives MSSSEFYETARALENYLRFCKEIGIEELPAEFAAGGTEIADTERNGTVLLSDRRKSRDSSAVKTLSEIREELGDCTRCRLCETRKSIVFGEGNPKARLVFVGEGPGRDEDIQGRPFVGRAGQLLTKITQAMKLERKDVYICNVVKCRPPGNRNPQPDEVASCEPFLMKQIESINPEVIVSLGSVATGLMLKLKNFKMGQLRGTFHQYGDSKLMITYHPAALLRNPSLKKPVWEDMKLVMKELGIPVSG, from the coding sequence ATGAGTTCCAGTGAATTTTACGAGACGGCGCGGGCGCTTGAGAACTATCTTCGGTTCTGCAAGGAGATCGGTATAGAGGAATTGCCGGCTGAGTTTGCCGCTGGAGGCACCGAAATAGCGGATACGGAGAGAAACGGAACCGTTCTTTTAAGTGATCGCAGGAAATCTAGGGATTCATCTGCGGTCAAGACGCTTTCCGAGATAAGAGAGGAACTAGGGGACTGCACGAGGTGCCGTCTCTGCGAGACCAGAAAGAGCATAGTGTTTGGCGAGGGGAATCCCAAGGCAAGGCTCGTGTTTGTGGGTGAAGGTCCCGGAAGGGACGAGGACATTCAGGGAAGGCCCTTTGTCGGAAGGGCGGGACAGTTGCTTACGAAGATAACCCAGGCGATGAAGCTTGAGAGAAAGGACGTGTACATATGCAACGTTGTAAAGTGCCGTCCTCCGGGGAACAGGAACCCGCAACCGGACGAAGTGGCAAGCTGCGAGCCTTTTCTTATGAAACAGATAGAAAGCATAAACCCCGAGGTAATAGTTTCTCTCGGAAGCGTCGCTACTGGATTGATGCTCAAGCTTAAGAACTTCAAGATGGGGCAGTTAAGAGGCACTTTTCACCAGTACGGGGACTCAAAGCTTATGATTACGTACCACCCAGCCGCGCTTCTGCGAAACCCGTCTCTTAAAAAACCCGTCTGGGAAGACATGAAGCTTGTAATGAAGGAACTTGGGATACCTGTCAGCGGGTGA
- a CDS encoding leucine--tRNA ligase, translating into MEREYKPQEIEKKWQDFWAEKGTYKVSEETSGEKYYVLEMFPYPSGRIHMGHVRNYTIGDVVSRFKRARGFNVLHPIGWDAFGLPAENAAIQNAIHPSTWTRANIAQMKQQLMRLGFSYDWNREIATCDVEYYRWEQWLFTRLHREGLAYRKTSVVNWDPVDQTVLANEQVIDGKGWRSGAVVEKKEIPQWFLRVSDYSEELLDELEKMKGWPDAVKTMQRNWIGRSEGVEAEFRVDGEKSVLKIFTTRPDTIMGVTYLALAPEHPLVEETAKKNSEVADFLARCRKAPVSEAEIETMEKSGVPLGIEAIHPISGEKIPVWTANFVLMSYGTGAVMSVPAHDQRDWEFAKKYGLQIKQVIFPDDGSVFDIEKEAFTEKGVLGDSEWLSGLTSQEAFGEIAEFLQKNATGGTKINYRLRDWGISRQRYWGAPIPIVYCEQCGEVPVPDSDLPVELPLEIDIDGERIPALSKIESFIATSCPACGEPAKRETDTMDTFVESSWYFLRYASPDFKGGMFEPEKTSYWLPVDQYIGGIEHAILHLLYSRFFTKVLRDIGVFQLDEPFENLLTQGMVVKDGAKMSKSLGNTVDPDDMIVRYGADTVRMFMLFAAPVEKDLEWSEQGVNGMFRFLGRVWRFATGFFAEPENKEQIRELPAGGKSAVLAATTNRAIKKVTEDIESFKFNTAISAVMELFNELSTLWKEKSVEREHARASLLAITRLIYPMAPHFAEELWELSGESGSLVDKEWIKWDESAFESAEITIPVRVNSRVRNQISLSADADEETVREIALSDSRVKEYIAGREIKNFVYVPKRLVDIRV; encoded by the coding sequence ATGGAGAGAGAATACAAACCGCAGGAAATCGAGAAAAAGTGGCAGGATTTCTGGGCGGAAAAAGGCACCTACAAGGTCTCCGAGGAGACCTCCGGGGAAAAATACTACGTTCTTGAAATGTTCCCATACCCGTCAGGGAGAATCCACATGGGGCACGTGAGGAACTACACGATCGGGGACGTTGTCTCGAGATTCAAAAGGGCAAGGGGCTTTAACGTTCTTCACCCAATCGGGTGGGACGCTTTCGGACTGCCTGCCGAAAATGCGGCGATACAAAACGCCATACATCCCTCGACCTGGACACGGGCCAACATAGCACAGATGAAACAGCAGCTCATGCGCCTCGGGTTCAGCTACGACTGGAACCGGGAGATCGCAACGTGCGACGTTGAATACTACCGCTGGGAACAGTGGCTTTTCACCAGACTTCACCGCGAGGGGCTAGCGTACAGAAAGACTTCCGTTGTCAACTGGGATCCGGTTGACCAGACAGTGCTCGCAAATGAGCAGGTGATTGACGGGAAGGGATGGCGCTCAGGGGCTGTTGTCGAAAAAAAGGAAATACCGCAGTGGTTCCTAAGGGTAAGTGATTACTCAGAAGAGCTGCTGGACGAACTTGAAAAGATGAAGGGTTGGCCCGACGCGGTTAAAACCATGCAGAGGAACTGGATAGGGAGATCCGAGGGAGTTGAGGCCGAATTCCGCGTGGACGGGGAAAAGAGCGTTTTGAAGATATTTACCACGCGCCCGGACACTATTATGGGGGTGACTTATCTAGCCCTGGCCCCCGAGCATCCGCTTGTAGAGGAGACGGCTAAGAAAAACTCCGAGGTGGCGGACTTTCTCGCCCGGTGTCGCAAGGCGCCTGTCTCCGAAGCTGAGATTGAAACCATGGAAAAAAGCGGCGTCCCTCTGGGAATAGAGGCCATCCACCCCATAAGCGGGGAGAAAATACCTGTATGGACCGCGAACTTCGTCCTCATGAGCTACGGAACGGGTGCGGTAATGAGTGTTCCCGCGCACGATCAGAGAGACTGGGAGTTTGCGAAAAAATACGGTCTTCAGATAAAACAGGTGATTTTCCCTGACGACGGAAGCGTCTTTGACATCGAAAAAGAAGCATTTACGGAAAAAGGTGTTCTCGGGGATTCTGAATGGCTCTCGGGTCTCACCTCCCAGGAAGCCTTCGGGGAAATAGCAGAATTTCTCCAGAAAAACGCCACGGGCGGAACCAAGATCAACTACCGGCTTCGGGACTGGGGAATCTCAAGGCAGCGCTACTGGGGAGCACCGATACCTATAGTTTACTGCGAGCAGTGCGGAGAGGTTCCGGTTCCAGACTCCGATCTTCCAGTGGAACTCCCGCTTGAGATAGATATTGACGGAGAGCGAATCCCCGCTCTTTCCAAGATCGAAAGCTTCATCGCGACAAGCTGTCCCGCCTGCGGGGAACCTGCGAAGCGAGAAACCGACACAATGGATACGTTTGTCGAGTCCTCCTGGTATTTCCTTAGGTACGCCTCTCCCGATTTTAAAGGCGGCATGTTCGAGCCTGAAAAAACTTCTTACTGGCTTCCCGTGGATCAGTACATAGGCGGAATAGAGCACGCCATACTTCACCTGCTTTACTCGAGGTTCTTCACGAAGGTGCTCAGGGACATCGGCGTTTTCCAACTCGACGAACCCTTTGAAAATCTTCTCACCCAGGGGATGGTGGTTAAAGACGGGGCAAAAATGTCAAAGTCTCTCGGGAACACCGTGGACCCCGACGACATGATAGTTCGCTACGGGGCTGACACCGTAAGGATGTTCATGCTCTTCGCCGCCCCCGTGGAAAAAGATCTTGAGTGGAGCGAACAAGGAGTAAACGGAATGTTCAGGTTCCTCGGCAGGGTCTGGCGTTTCGCCACCGGGTTTTTCGCCGAACCGGAAAATAAAGAGCAGATACGGGAACTGCCGGCAGGGGGGAAATCGGCTGTTCTCGCCGCCACGACCAACCGGGCGATAAAAAAAGTCACAGAAGACATAGAGAGTTTCAAGTTCAACACCGCAATATCGGCCGTAATGGAGCTTTTCAATGAACTCAGCACACTCTGGAAAGAAAAAAGCGTGGAAAGAGAGCACGCCCGCGCGTCGCTACTCGCGATAACGAGGCTTATCTACCCTATGGCTCCCCATTTCGCGGAGGAACTCTGGGAACTTTCAGGAGAAAGCGGAAGCCTAGTTGACAAGGAGTGGATAAAGTGGGACGAGAGCGCTTTTGAGAGCGCGGAGATAACCATACCCGTAAGAGTTAACTCCAGAGTGAGAAACCAGATCTCCTTAAGCGCGGACGCAGACGAGGAAACCGTTAGGGAAATCGCCCTTTCCGACAGCCGGGTAAAGGAGTACATAGCGGGGCGGGAGATAAAAAACTTCGTCTACGTACCGAAAAGACTCGTGGACATAAGAGTTTAG
- a CDS encoding NUDIX domain-containing protein: MRKPVQKAGVVAYRENNLGEIEVILVSSRKLNDSWVFPAGGVDYGETPAEAAERECLEESGYKVEIEQPLDIMVIEGGKRHVLYTFFRARAIEDTGDYERDRKRKWCGVDDLPDTVAYLFREVAESFQKNILGSQSRS; encoded by the coding sequence ATGCGTAAACCCGTACAGAAGGCAGGCGTCGTAGCTTACAGGGAAAACAACCTCGGGGAGATTGAAGTCATTCTAGTGAGTTCAAGAAAGCTCAATGATTCATGGGTCTTTCCCGCCGGAGGAGTCGATTACGGGGAAACTCCCGCCGAGGCGGCGGAGAGGGAATGTCTTGAGGAAAGCGGATACAAAGTGGAAATAGAGCAGCCTCTCGACATAATGGTCATTGAAGGAGGAAAAAGGCACGTTCTCTACACTTTTTTCCGCGCCAGGGCCATTGAAGATACGGGGGATTACGAAAGGGATAGAAAAAGAAAATGGTGCGGGGTTGACGACCTTCCCGACACGGTCGCTTACCTGTTTCGGGAAGTCGCGGAAAGTTTTCAGAAAAATATCCTAGGCTCTCAGTCCCGGAGCTGA